A window of Aquitalea denitrificans contains these coding sequences:
- a CDS encoding sensor domain-containing diguanylate cyclase: MTIDPVLVLAPIFLTTELLSLALCMALASLRRSGLPGVRQWLLANLAVVVYLPLLGLRGIVPDSISIVAANGILALSVALYYAGCAHFLGQPPRWNWLLGGALLQVLAVSYWRYGDNSLPMRVMAISAYSAVVCTATAWLMLKHYRGRRSSVHYRLLTGLACIFALSQLARSIYFYTLHPAPTSIMLASGWNIVLLCLGAAIMPALSMSSVLMLHESLQTEAENAANRDFMTGALSRKHLFTIGQQQILHAAASHQPLTLLLIDLDHFKTINDTFGHAAGDEVLRAFADMVNGHLRGQDTLGRLGGEEFAILLPDATVEAGWQVAERLRLHAQQHLVSSSFGDCRYSISIGVADWHGGESFDQLCRRADQALYEAKNNGRNRVHVSPVGVVPAAVAG; this comes from the coding sequence ATGACTATCGACCCCGTACTGGTTCTGGCCCCGATCTTCCTGACCACCGAATTGCTGAGTCTGGCGCTGTGCATGGCGCTGGCTTCGCTGCGGCGCAGCGGCCTGCCCGGCGTGCGGCAGTGGTTGCTAGCCAATCTTGCCGTCGTGGTTTATCTGCCCTTGCTGGGTTTGCGCGGGATAGTGCCCGACAGTATTTCCATTGTGGCCGCCAATGGCATCCTGGCTTTGTCTGTAGCCCTGTACTATGCCGGCTGTGCCCATTTTCTTGGCCAGCCACCACGCTGGAACTGGCTGCTGGGTGGTGCGCTGCTGCAGGTGCTGGCGGTAAGCTACTGGCGCTACGGGGACAACAGCCTGCCCATGCGGGTGATGGCCATTTCCGCTTACAGTGCCGTGGTGTGTACCGCTACCGCCTGGCTGATGCTGAAACATTATCGTGGTCGGCGCAGCAGCGTGCATTATCGCTTGCTTACCGGGCTGGCCTGTATCTTTGCCTTGTCACAACTGGCGCGCAGCATCTACTTCTACACACTGCACCCGGCACCTACCAGCATCATGCTGGCCAGCGGCTGGAATATCGTGCTGCTGTGCCTGGGCGCTGCCATCATGCCTGCCCTGTCGATGTCTTCCGTACTGATGCTGCACGAGTCCTTGCAAACGGAGGCCGAGAATGCTGCCAATCGTGATTTCATGACCGGCGCACTGTCACGCAAACACCTTTTCACCATCGGTCAGCAGCAGATACTGCACGCGGCGGCATCACATCAGCCATTGACGCTGCTGTTGATCGATCTGGATCACTTCAAAACCATCAACGACACATTTGGCCATGCCGCTGGCGATGAAGTACTACGGGCTTTCGCTGACATGGTGAATGGGCATCTGCGTGGGCAGGACACCTTGGGCCGGCTGGGCGGAGAAGAATTTGCCATTCTGTTACCCGATGCCACCGTGGAGGCTGGATGGCAGGTGGCCGAGCGGCTGAGACTACATGCCCAGCAGCATCTGGTCAGCAGCAGTTTTGGCGATTGCCGCTACAGCATCAGCATTGGCGTGGCGGACTGGCATGGTGGCGAAAGTTTTGATCAGCTATGCCGTCGTGCCGACCAGGCTTTGTATGAGGCAAAGAACAATGGTCGCAATCGGGTCCATGTCAGCCCTGTTGGTGTAGTGCCGGCGGCAGTGGCGGGTTGA
- a CDS encoding HNH endonuclease signature motif containing protein, translating to MTTTLDALLSRNISNVIAQNLVAKKETISSLLQKTDAELIALGLSANHISAIRDSNRPAIPVAVLRKVLDDSWRTCCVCHKPGRPIVVHHIKAWGNGGTHDEDNLVILCLEHHDEAHRIGGLSLKLTPDAIRTAKKKWISSSKKIRKSYEERLLNPHHRSTRWYWIHVDNLRDKTARSPSLGSNLSNEHINELKKNNFIDSNGNINPDSIWKECLGKPIKNYLFDSSEAQLMGIYISDLLGRFIDSSSVLDITEMLGDKDILENYLAVGSLIYFRHRLEIKKNFPLVQANIYKTDIHIEFHFNLWTSLNQTAHGIHTVANMAERSVVGEISSIGRKGDQLHICISPLGISPDFILHDPAQGSWVQGVNNSDYRARRKRAND from the coding sequence ATGACTACTACTCTAGATGCATTGCTATCACGTAACATTTCAAATGTTATTGCTCAGAATCTTGTCGCCAAGAAAGAGACTATTTCTTCATTGCTCCAAAAGACTGACGCTGAATTGATAGCTCTAGGCCTTTCGGCTAATCATATAAGTGCCATTAGAGACTCTAATCGACCAGCGATTCCAGTTGCCGTACTACGCAAAGTACTGGATGACAGCTGGAGAACATGCTGCGTTTGCCATAAGCCAGGAAGGCCTATCGTTGTTCACCACATAAAAGCATGGGGCAATGGGGGGACACATGATGAAGATAATTTGGTCATACTATGCCTAGAACATCACGATGAAGCACACCGAATCGGTGGACTTTCACTAAAGCTTACTCCTGATGCCATCCGCACAGCCAAGAAAAAATGGATATCTAGTTCAAAAAAAATACGAAAATCATATGAAGAGAGATTACTAAATCCACACCATCGCAGTACAAGATGGTACTGGATTCATGTCGATAATTTACGAGATAAAACTGCAAGATCACCTAGCCTTGGTTCAAATCTTAGCAACGAGCACATAAATGAACTTAAAAAAAACAACTTCATTGATAGCAATGGAAATATCAATCCGGATTCCATATGGAAAGAGTGCTTAGGCAAACCTATAAAAAACTACTTATTTGACTCGAGTGAAGCACAGTTGATGGGCATTTATATCTCGGACTTACTGGGACGCTTCATTGATAGCTCTTCAGTTCTAGATATAACAGAGATGCTGGGTGACAAAGACATCCTTGAAAACTATCTAGCTGTCGGATCACTTATTTACTTCCGTCACCGGCTTGAAATTAAGAAAAATTTTCCTTTAGTGCAGGCCAATATTTACAAGACAGACATTCATATTGAATTTCACTTTAATCTATGGACATCCCTAAATCAGACCGCACATGGCATTCATACAGTGGCTAATATGGCTGAACGATCTGTTGTTGGTGAAATAAGCTCTATCGGCCGAAAAGGTGATCAGCTTCATATTTGTATATCGCCGTTAGGCATTAGCCCTGATTTTATACTCCACGACCCTGCTCAAGGGAGTTGGGTTCAAGGTGTAAACAACTCCGACTATCGAGCCAGACGAAAAAGAGCAAATGATTAG
- the kwaA gene encoding anti-phage protein KwaA, with amino-acid sequence MDASPIRMSRLIKIGMYLLSLWLLLVLIFVNKIDIDLCFDCKFASLAELWSIVKKNYLPSICVLVLVISIGFYAVFARVIQGAKDGPFKVSEIEDKSADHLVFLATYVIPLLSFNLDTTRQVISLLITLTLIGVIYIRTNLFYANPTLSLLGFKICTVKFEQLGPGIPSGTVVLIAREDIYEGASVNILRLDKNIFFARKAISIKL; translated from the coding sequence ATGGATGCAAGTCCGATCCGGATGAGCAGGCTCATCAAAATTGGGATGTATCTCTTGTCGTTGTGGTTGCTGCTTGTCCTAATCTTCGTAAACAAGATTGACATTGATCTATGCTTCGACTGCAAGTTTGCCTCGTTGGCAGAATTGTGGAGCATTGTAAAAAAGAACTATTTGCCTTCGATATGCGTTTTGGTACTGGTCATATCGATAGGCTTCTACGCTGTTTTCGCACGAGTTATTCAGGGTGCTAAGGATGGCCCTTTCAAAGTTAGTGAAATCGAAGATAAGAGCGCGGATCATCTAGTTTTCCTAGCTACATACGTGATCCCGCTGTTGAGCTTTAATCTAGATACAACACGCCAAGTTATAAGTCTTTTAATTACACTGACATTGATTGGTGTAATATATATTCGCACAAATTTATTCTATGCAAACCCTACTTTGTCATTGCTTGGATTCAAAATTTGCACAGTAAAATTTGAGCAATTAGGTCCAGGAATACCGAGTGGTACTGTCGTGCTGATTGCACGGGAAGATATCTATGAAGGTGCCAGTGTCAATATACTTCGACTCGACAAGAATATTTTCTTCGCACGGAAAGCGATTTCTATAAAACTATGA
- a CDS encoding HAMP domain-containing sensor histidine kinase — protein MGRLFWKLFLILWLAQICTVVGVGAVFWIKHRNETAAAVEQRHPMDGTVLDLAASLLRHEGSAGLRKQLEGMSSRGRDYLYILDDHGHELLDRAAPAAELLAHRPTREVSLPDGTHYRLVLLPPGPPPGLPGGPGGPGHGGPDDPGPIPLIPVVGALLGSLLFGAILARYLSKPIHLMSEAFQSVAKGNMDVNLASRIGGRRDELADLGRDFDSLAQRLKQLIVGQRRLFHDVSHELRSPLARLNAAVDLARQQPDRLDEWLGRIERESGRMDTLVGEVLALARLDAEGAQHPPERLAIDVLLEELIPDAEFEAEANDCSILLLQTDMAEVMMQPELLSRALENVVRNAIHHTRKGSAVSLAVVRSVTDVTIEVCDCGPGVPEHELETIFEPFFRSEQNSQPGGYGLGLAMAHRIVQTHHGRIKASNLPQGGLRVSITLPLATA, from the coding sequence ATGGGACGTTTGTTCTGGAAGCTGTTTCTCATTCTGTGGCTGGCGCAGATCTGCACCGTGGTCGGGGTGGGGGCGGTATTCTGGATCAAGCACCGTAACGAGACGGCCGCCGCTGTCGAGCAACGCCACCCCATGGACGGTACGGTGCTGGACTTGGCGGCCAGCTTGCTGCGTCATGAAGGTAGTGCTGGTTTGCGCAAACAGCTGGAAGGCATGAGTTCGCGCGGGCGCGATTATCTGTACATACTGGACGATCATGGGCATGAGTTGCTGGATCGTGCCGCACCGGCAGCAGAGCTGCTCGCCCACCGACCCACGCGGGAGGTAAGCCTGCCGGATGGCACGCATTACCGGTTGGTGTTGCTACCGCCGGGGCCGCCGCCAGGCCTGCCCGGTGGACCGGGTGGTCCGGGGCATGGTGGCCCGGATGATCCGGGACCGATTCCGCTGATTCCCGTGGTGGGGGCTTTGCTGGGCAGCCTGTTGTTTGGTGCCATTCTTGCGCGCTATCTGTCCAAGCCCATCCACCTGATGAGCGAAGCATTCCAGTCGGTAGCCAAGGGCAATATGGATGTCAATCTGGCCAGCCGCATTGGTGGACGCCGCGATGAACTGGCCGATCTTGGACGTGACTTCGACAGCCTGGCGCAAAGGCTGAAGCAGTTGATCGTGGGCCAGCGCCGTTTGTTTCACGATGTATCGCACGAACTGCGCTCGCCGCTGGCCCGGCTGAATGCGGCAGTCGATCTGGCGCGACAGCAGCCAGATCGTCTGGATGAGTGGCTGGGACGTATCGAACGTGAGTCCGGTCGCATGGATACGCTGGTGGGCGAGGTGCTGGCGCTGGCCCGGCTGGATGCCGAAGGTGCACAGCATCCGCCGGAGCGGCTGGCGATCGATGTATTGCTGGAAGAGCTGATTCCCGACGCCGAATTCGAGGCTGAGGCCAATGACTGCAGCATTCTGCTGCTGCAGACCGATATGGCCGAAGTCATGATGCAGCCGGAGCTGTTGTCGCGGGCGCTGGAAAACGTGGTGCGCAATGCCATCCACCATACGCGCAAGGGCAGTGCGGTGTCGCTGGCGGTGGTGCGTTCTGTTACGGATGTCACCATCGAAGTGTGCGATTGCGGCCCCGGTGTGCCGGAGCATGAGCTGGAAACCATCTTCGAGCCCTTCTTCCGCAGCGAACAGAACAGCCAGCCGGGTGGCTACGGTCTGGGTCTGGCCATGGCACACCGCATCGTGCAGACCCACCATGGCCGCATCAAGGCAAGTAATCTGCCGCAGGGCGGGCTGCGTGTCAGCATCACCCTGCCATTGGCTACGGCCTAG
- the folE gene encoding GTP cyclohydrolase I has translation MSKTDNNAMTTDSVSSRIRYRLQNAGVRFHANDNIADFIEGDELDLLQQEVAAKMQGVLESLVIDTVNDHNTQDTARRVAKMFVREVFRGRYVASPPNTEFPNIEQLNELMIVGPITVRSACSHHLCPIMGRVWVGVMPNEHSNLIGLSKYARLIDWIMTRPQIQEEAVMQIADLLMDKLQPDGLAIVMEADHFCMHWRGVKDNNSKMTNSVMRGSFLRDANLRREFLSLMHRGN, from the coding sequence ATGAGCAAAACGGATAACAACGCCATGACGACGGATAGCGTTTCCTCCCGCATACGCTACCGTCTGCAGAATGCCGGCGTGCGCTTTCACGCCAATGACAATATTGCCGATTTCATCGAGGGCGATGAGCTGGACTTGCTGCAACAGGAAGTGGCAGCCAAGATGCAAGGGGTGCTGGAAAGCCTGGTCATCGACACGGTTAACGACCACAACACGCAGGACACGGCACGGCGCGTTGCCAAAATGTTCGTGCGCGAGGTGTTTCGTGGCCGTTATGTTGCCAGCCCGCCCAATACCGAATTCCCGAATATCGAACAGCTGAACGAATTGATGATCGTCGGCCCCATCACGGTACGCAGTGCCTGCTCCCACCATCTGTGTCCCATCATGGGCCGGGTTTGGGTCGGGGTAATGCCGAATGAGCATTCCAACCTGATTGGCCTGTCCAAATACGCGCGCCTGATCGACTGGATCATGACCCGTCCGCAAATCCAGGAAGAAGCGGTGATGCAGATTGCTGACCTGCTGATGGACAAGCTACAACCGGATGGCCTGGCCATCGTCATGGAGGCAGATCATTTCTGCATGCACTGGCGCGGCGTGAAGGACAACAATTCGAAAATGACCAATAGCGTGATGCGCGGTTCTTTCCTGCGCGACGCCAATCTGCGCCGGGAATTCCTGTCGCTGATGCACAGAGGAAACTGA
- the kwaB gene encoding anti-phage protein KwaB has product MKTIEELKASLAAILHSEGINLKLYLGTGGSEERIYRLADFDDGATELVCRNFVQSVDVFLDNDNLATLPLTQMDHRAETLFMYDLEERPAEFAKLAAISLENNLETFNFVEHGLSTVTSIAIKISSAHNTVVFFKKFYPISLVKRDQILLIVKDDTRFSILDRDILKVTGGFDVVLVDGQFYINDFGKFEKSFAFEQIAKNAMQDVTNKIMALGLVNDTKGYLAECQASRKDILRAGKSRVLEIDVGTIISFVQARQSQIGIKVADGKLLLSSKASIKQLYKLLNDDYLTSQLTHVEYETLAKNELVAVPE; this is encoded by the coding sequence ATGAAGACTATCGAGGAACTTAAGGCTAGCCTAGCAGCAATTTTGCACTCAGAAGGAATCAATCTCAAATTATATTTGGGTACCGGCGGCAGTGAGGAGCGAATATACAGATTGGCTGATTTTGATGATGGAGCTACAGAGTTGGTCTGCCGAAATTTTGTACAGAGTGTGGACGTATTTCTAGACAACGATAATTTGGCAACCCTACCTTTGACACAGATGGATCACCGAGCCGAAACGCTTTTTATGTATGATCTTGAAGAACGGCCCGCTGAATTTGCTAAGCTAGCAGCTATTTCCCTTGAAAATAATCTAGAAACATTCAATTTTGTTGAGCACGGTTTATCTACCGTAACTAGTATCGCAATCAAAATTTCATCAGCACACAACACCGTTGTATTTTTCAAAAAATTTTACCCGATTTCACTCGTTAAACGTGATCAAATCTTGCTGATTGTGAAGGATGATACGCGCTTCTCAATCCTAGATCGGGATATTCTCAAAGTAACAGGTGGATTCGACGTGGTTTTAGTTGATGGGCAATTTTACATCAATGACTTTGGTAAGTTTGAGAAATCATTTGCGTTTGAGCAGATTGCAAAAAATGCAATGCAAGATGTGACAAATAAGATCATGGCTCTTGGTTTAGTAAATGATACCAAAGGCTACTTGGCTGAGTGTCAGGCATCAAGAAAAGATATTTTGCGGGCAGGGAAAAGTAGAGTATTAGAGATAGATGTAGGGACGATTATTTCTTTTGTCCAAGCAAGGCAGAGCCAGATTGGCATCAAGGTTGCTGATGGGAAATTGCTGCTTTCGTCGAAGGCTAGTATCAAACAATTGTATAAACTCCTAAATGACGATTATTTGACCTCCCAACTCACACACGTTGAATATGAAACACTGGCCAAAAATGAACTGGTGGCAGTGCCAGAGTGA
- a CDS encoding transposase, producing MAEARQIIAAWRDDYNQVRPHGSIGQIPPVVFAARSRQQRAGEPSSSTMTMQTYDFLL from the coding sequence TTGGCAGAGGCACGGCAGATCATTGCGGCCTGGCGGGACGACTACAACCAGGTGCGTCCGCATGGTTCGATTGGCCAGATTCCCCCAGTGGTGTTTGCAGCACGTTCTCGTCAGCAGCGAGCTGGCGAACCATCAAGCAGTACCATGACTATGCAAACTTATGACTTCTTACTTTAG
- a CDS encoding type I restriction enzyme HsdR N-terminal domain-containing protein — MLKLPILDELKTESDVEQKLIFPLLTTDHPYGLGIPSTHVLTKLSIRKLKIGKGQEEKLYFPDYILMSEGYPVAIVEAKIPGESLDIAFREARLYAYEINAKFDEGINPVQFILACNGEAIMFGPADVDVGRVVSLDDLNVSCQGFADLQAFCNFGVLQRHSSALAKKQKPDRFWKPKKFLGGSTVQAEEVGRNTFGLALSAEFGHIFAPETTEDRSVIAKEAYVDSKMSSRAILPIDRIIRAAKPPSETNSQLIKDRANPTELFSKLRAGSSLEQKILLLIGSVGSGKSTFVDYLIYKALPADIITSTLWCRLDMNSAPVSSEDIYKWLRQRISEKCIEKYPDEDFDDLDILKKVYGVEFNRFEKIQGRLLRESGDTIEYNRELVRQINEWEGSDEVRSKAISRYCCGERGKLLIIVLDNCDKRSRDEQLLMFQAAQWIQREYRALIILPLREETYEVYQDQPPLDTALKDLIFRIEAPLFQHVLVKRVQLALSRMNGGKTQSAHYDLPNGFRVECPRTDQAFYLASIIRSLFEHDKFIRRMIAGLSGRNIRKALEIFIDFCNSAHLGEDEIFKIRQHEGKYTLPLYLVTRILLRGNLRFYDGQDSVVKNFFDIFHKDNEPFYFSRLMILNWLNIRFSYKGTNGVRGYFPVSLLKADLIGLGVPDYVLDRELDFLLKAHCITSESLNVGELESSDLIRISSAGVVHLDLLGSIDYLATIAEDTWFDDQNIARKISERIVKIEKHFHIHTQLDNARDVVCYLNEKLFRLEKSIGSFIAIDSSITSLWSLDKAKKAIDSVESAVRVDEWFDLDKRYQSGSIFSGRIVNRTPKHGLFIELEPGIVALLHKSKLLPDYMQNDDFMQNEIIECKIIRIDTINRKISLDLVVNN, encoded by the coding sequence ATGCTGAAGTTGCCTATCTTAGATGAGTTAAAAACTGAGTCTGATGTAGAACAGAAACTTATTTTTCCGCTTTTGACTACAGATCACCCTTACGGGTTGGGTATTCCGAGTACTCATGTACTTACTAAGCTTTCAATTAGAAAATTGAAAATTGGTAAAGGGCAAGAAGAAAAGCTTTATTTTCCTGATTATATTTTGATGAGCGAAGGTTATCCTGTTGCAATTGTAGAAGCAAAGATTCCTGGAGAATCTCTCGACATTGCATTTAGAGAGGCCAGGCTCTATGCTTATGAGATTAATGCCAAGTTTGACGAAGGTATAAACCCAGTTCAATTTATTTTGGCCTGTAATGGTGAGGCAATCATGTTTGGACCAGCCGATGTCGATGTCGGTAGAGTTGTATCTCTTGATGATTTAAACGTTAGTTGTCAAGGATTTGCTGATCTCCAAGCATTTTGTAATTTTGGTGTTTTACAACGACATAGTAGTGCACTTGCCAAAAAACAAAAGCCTGATCGATTTTGGAAGCCCAAGAAATTTCTTGGTGGAAGTACTGTTCAGGCAGAAGAAGTTGGTAGAAATACTTTTGGCTTGGCACTTTCAGCTGAATTTGGTCACATTTTTGCACCCGAAACGACAGAGGATAGGTCGGTAATCGCTAAAGAAGCATATGTCGATTCTAAAATGTCAAGTCGAGCAATTCTTCCCATTGATCGTATTATTCGAGCGGCTAAGCCCCCTAGCGAAACTAATTCACAATTGATAAAGGATAGGGCAAATCCTACCGAGCTATTTTCTAAGCTAAGAGCAGGCTCTAGTTTGGAGCAGAAAATACTTTTACTTATTGGAAGCGTCGGGTCTGGGAAGTCAACTTTTGTTGATTATCTTATTTATAAAGCATTGCCGGCTGACATTATAACAAGCACACTTTGGTGTCGGCTGGATATGAATTCTGCGCCTGTGTCGAGTGAAGATATATATAAATGGCTTAGGCAGCGTATTTCAGAGAAATGCATTGAGAAATATCCAGATGAAGATTTTGATGATTTGGATATTCTAAAAAAGGTTTATGGGGTAGAGTTCAATAGATTTGAGAAAATACAGGGGAGACTTCTTCGTGAGTCAGGTGATACTATTGAGTATAATAGGGAGTTGGTGAGGCAGATAAATGAATGGGAGGGGAGTGATGAAGTCCGATCCAAGGCAATATCTAGGTATTGTTGTGGTGAGCGCGGGAAATTGTTGATTATTGTTTTAGATAATTGTGATAAAAGATCGCGTGATGAACAATTGCTTATGTTTCAGGCTGCGCAGTGGATTCAGCGAGAGTATCGGGCACTTATTATTCTTCCATTGCGTGAAGAAACATATGAAGTATATCAAGATCAACCACCACTAGATACAGCACTCAAAGATTTGATTTTCAGAATTGAGGCACCATTATTTCAGCATGTTCTGGTGAAGCGTGTTCAGCTGGCTTTGTCCAGAATGAATGGTGGTAAAACGCAGTCGGCTCATTATGACTTGCCTAATGGGTTTCGTGTTGAGTGCCCAAGAACAGATCAGGCATTTTATCTAGCATCTATTATTCGCTCATTGTTTGAACATGATAAATTTATTCGTAGAATGATTGCTGGCCTTTCTGGTAGAAATATTAGAAAGGCACTAGAGATTTTTATTGATTTCTGCAATAGTGCTCATTTGGGTGAGGATGAGATCTTCAAAATACGACAACATGAGGGTAAGTACACATTACCGCTATATTTGGTTACGCGTATTTTGTTGCGTGGGAATCTTAGGTTTTACGATGGCCAGGATTCTGTTGTAAAGAATTTTTTTGATATTTTCCATAAAGACAATGAACCTTTTTACTTTAGCCGATTAATGATATTAAATTGGCTGAATATAAGGTTTTCTTACAAGGGTACTAATGGGGTTCGTGGATATTTTCCTGTAAGCTTGTTGAAGGCTGATCTAATTGGTCTTGGTGTTCCTGATTATGTTCTGGATCGTGAATTGGATTTTCTACTTAAGGCGCATTGCATAACATCAGAGAGTCTTAATGTTGGGGAGTTGGAAAGCTCAGATTTGATACGTATTAGCTCTGCAGGTGTTGTACATTTGGATCTATTAGGTAGTATTGACTATTTGGCAACTATCGCGGAGGATACTTGGTTTGATGATCAGAATATCGCAAGAAAAATTTCAGAACGTATTGTTAAGATTGAAAAGCACTTTCATATACACACTCAATTAGATAATGCAAGGGATGTTGTCTGCTATCTAAATGAGAAGCTTTTCAGACTTGAAAAATCAATTGGTTCTTTTATTGCTATTGATTCATCGATAACTAGTTTGTGGTCGCTCGATAAAGCAAAAAAAGCCATCGATAGTGTTGAGTCAGCGGTTAGAGTTGATGAGTGGTTCGATTTAGATAAGCGTTATCAGTCAGGATCAATTTTCTCTGGTCGCATTGTAAATCGCACCCCAAAGCATGGATTGTTCATTGAACTAGAGCCAGGAATAGTCGCATTGTTGCATAAATCAAAACTGTTGCCAGACTATATGCAAAATGACGACTTTATGCAAAATGAAATAATAGAGTGTAAAATTATTAGGATTGACACTATTAATCGAAAGATATCACTCGATTTAGTTGTAAATAACTAA
- a CDS encoding BLUF domain-containing protein — protein MLVRLIYASRSATPITSELVRLILDAAHQHNPERGITGVLCYGDGVFVQALEGGRAEVNALYQTICRDNRHCDVTLLSYEEVEQREFACWSMAQAPLDKKNAALLLRHSSSPVLDPFRLSGKTTCRLLSELGSSGGLRSKN, from the coding sequence ATGCTCGTTCGCCTGATTTACGCCAGCCGCAGCGCCACCCCCATCACCAGCGAACTGGTGCGGCTGATTCTGGATGCCGCCCATCAACACAACCCCGAGCGCGGCATCACCGGCGTGCTGTGCTATGGCGATGGTGTTTTCGTACAGGCACTGGAAGGTGGACGCGCCGAAGTCAATGCGCTGTATCAGACCATTTGCCGTGACAACCGGCATTGCGACGTTACCTTGCTTAGCTACGAGGAAGTCGAGCAGCGCGAGTTTGCCTGCTGGTCGATGGCACAGGCACCGCTAGACAAGAAAAATGCCGCACTACTGCTGCGGCACTCTTCCAGCCCGGTGCTGGACCCCTTCCGCCTGAGCGGCAAGACCACCTGCCGCCTGCTCAGCGAACTGGGTAGTTCCGGCGGCCTGCGCTCCAAGAACTAG